One Prevotella intermedia ATCC 25611 = DSM 20706 DNA window includes the following coding sequences:
- a CDS encoding shikimate kinase, which produces MAENLQNNPKRIIIIGYMGAGKTTLGRALSKILGFPFYDLDWYIETRMRKTIAQIFGERGEEGFRTIERNMLHEVAEFENVIISCGGGTPCFFDNMDYLNQQGETVYLKATTDIICKHLNMSKNVRPLLIGKSSDEVKAFVDEQISKRNAFYMKAKHILEVHLMDNREKVNTMAEQLIAMTGISKKT; this is translated from the coding sequence ATGGCGGAGAACCTACAAAACAATCCGAAACGAATTATCATAATAGGCTATATGGGCGCGGGGAAGACCACGCTCGGTAGGGCATTGTCCAAGATTCTGGGCTTTCCGTTCTACGATTTGGATTGGTACATAGAGACCCGAATGCGCAAAACCATAGCACAGATATTCGGAGAACGGGGCGAAGAGGGGTTCAGAACCATAGAGCGCAATATGCTGCACGAAGTTGCAGAGTTTGAAAACGTCATTATCTCTTGCGGTGGAGGCACTCCTTGTTTCTTCGATAATATGGACTATCTGAACCAACAGGGCGAAACGGTATATCTGAAGGCTACAACCGACATTATCTGCAAGCATCTTAATATGAGCAAGAATGTTCGTCCACTGCTGATAGGGAAGTCGTCCGACGAGGTCAAAGCCTTTGTAGATGAACAGATAAGCAAGCGTAATGCTTTCTATATGAAGGCAAAGCACATTCTCGAAGTGCATTTGATGGACAATCGCGAAAAGGTAAATACGATGGCAGAACAGCTTATTGCGATGACAGGAATAAGCAAAAAGACTTAA